In Arthrobacter sp. MN05-02, the genomic stretch CCCAGCGGGCGTAGTTCGAGGACCAGCCGTCGGGGAGCCCCGGCGAGGCCGGCAGGTAGCCGGCGTCACCGGCGGCCTGCCGCGCGACGGTCGCGACGTCGACGTCGCGCCGGTAGGTCTCGGCCGTGTAGGTCGGGTTCAGAAAGTAGACCGGCAGGACGACGGCGATGGTCGCTCCGGTCGCGATCAGCATGCCGCGGGCCGTCGAGCTGGCACGCTTCGCCTGGCTCGGCGTGAGCGTGATGGGGGGAGCGTCGTCGTCCCGGTCCTCGTCGAACCGCGCGTCGCCGCCGGGCCGCTGCCCGCCGGGTACGGCCGCCCGCGCACCGGAAGGGCGGGTCTCGGGTTCCGGGGTCGTCCGCTCATCGCCTGAATCGCTCACCCGTCCATTTTCGCTGATGCCCGGCGCCCCGCCTAACCGAAGGGGCCTGCGAGGGTGCGTACGTATGCAGCGTCACAGGGCCGGGGGCGCCGGGCCCGCCTATGATGACAGCACGGAACTGATACGTCCGCGTACTGCCTGACCACCTTCGACGATGAGGATAGCCGTGTCCCAGAACGCAACGAATGCCCAGTACTCCACACTGTCTCCGGCGCTGGCCGTGGGAGATGACGAGCCGGACCGGAACCTCGCGCTGGAACTCGTCCGCGTGACGGAGGCCGCGGCGATCGCGGGCGGCCACTGGGTCGGCTTCGGCGACAAGAACCTCGCCGACGGCGCCGCCGTCGACGCCATGCGTTCGCTCCTGCAGACCGTCCACTTCAACGGCGTCGTGGTGATCGGCGAGGGCGAGAAGGACGAGGCGCCCATGCTCTTCAACGGCGAACGCGTCGGGGACGGCAGCGGACCCGAGTGCGACGTCGCCGTGGACCCGATCGACGGGACCCGCCTGACGGCGCTGGGCATCAACAACGCCCTGGCCGTCCTCGCGGTCGCCGAGCGCGGCTCGATGTTCGATCCGTCCGCGGTGTTCTACATGGAGAAGCTCGTCACCGGCCCGGAGGCCGCGGACATGGTGGACCTGCGCCTGCCGGTGAAGCAGAACCTGCACCTGATCGCGAAGGCGAACAGCAAGAAGGTCAGCCAGCTCAACGTCATGATCCTGGACCGGGACCGCCACAAGCCCCTCGTGGAGGAGATCCGCGCGGCCGGGGCACGTACGAAATTCATCATGGACGGCGACGTCGCCGGCGCCATCGCCGCGGCCCGCGAGGGTACCGACGTCGACGCCCTCATGGGGATCGGCGGCACGCCCGAGGGCATCGTCGCGGCGTGCGCGATCAAGTCCCTGGGCGGCGTCATCCAGGGCAGGCTCTGGCCCACCAGTGACGAGGAGAAGCAGAAGGCCCTCGACGCGGGCCACGACCTGGACCGCGTGCTCTCTCGACCAACGACCTCGTCACGAGCGACAACTGCTACTTCGCGGCCACGGGCATCACCGACGGCGACCTGCTGCGCGGGGTGCGCTACAGCAAGGACAAGGTCCTCACCCAGTCCATGGTGATGCGCTCGAAGTCCGGGACCATCCGCGTGGTCGACGGCGAGCACCAGGCCCACAAGTGGGAGACTTACGC encodes the following:
- a CDS encoding fructose-1,6-bisphosphatase (possible pseudo due to frameshift); amino-acid sequence: MSQNATNAQYSTLSPALAVGDDEPDRNLALELVRVTEAAAIAGGHWVGFGDKNLADGAAVDAMRSLLQTVHFNGVVVIGEGEKDEAPMLFNGERVGDGSGPECDVAVDPIDGTRLTALGINNALAVLAVAERGSMFDPSAVFYMEKLVTGPEAADMVDLRLPVKQNLHLIAKANSKKVSQLNVMILDRDRHKPLVEEIRAAGARTKFIMDGDVAGAIAAAREGTDVDALMGIGGTPEGIVAACAIKSLGGVIQGRLWPTSDEEKQKALDAGHDLDRVLSRPTTSSRATTATSRPRASPTATCCAGCATARTRSSPSPW